From Bdellovibrionota bacterium, one genomic window encodes:
- a CDS encoding bifunctional UDP-sugar hydrolase/5'-nucleotidase has protein sequence MIKFASMTKSVVIYFIGLFLFSTLGISSAMADTKITILHTGDIHGHFTNKDSPIRLGGISKLKTKVDFLRKQNASNLLLDAGDWTEGTIFYTLNSGEANHRMMEAFGFDAIVFGNHEWLVGPKELYDGFAAAEFKVPVLAANLNLDKLPENIPLGKYMKPYVIKEVAGKKIGVLGISTFEMIFDPFFEPGRITEPVQAALKYVKILREIEKVDIVIVLTHIGVDQDKKIAESVSGIDLIVGGHTHILTKKPIYTNGVPIVHAGFWAQYLGEYELTVRDSGKVELTNHKIHQIDNTVPENAYIEDMVIGFQKRIEAIRGNVFNDKIFESKVNLPLCSDITEDVLGNWAVDSIRKAGKTEAAFDVGQYFRRDLFTGTSSTVDFYNMFPHVWSQAKGKNWTIFNMDVRGETLQQLINLIVRMGKGVKVSNADYRIDGKETYFVVKNMKISGERVESNKFYKISATEGILQAFDFLKRGGADVGIKNVKDTGVEAWTVIKDHVVSMSPVTTQKAKWEGRVRTIQPDLYVPLEQVEVIRKDEHTVEIRYKVINAGMEKVPYPTTSAKIDLTPLNTLDEKWLSVQEIAPNDGSQLKPGQVIEKTATFKQDKWISGYYPVEVESNISSKEFNKLNNKTLGYFILE, from the coding sequence ATGATTAAATTTGCATCAATGACAAAATCAGTAGTTATTTATTTTATTGGATTATTTCTTTTTTCGACTCTGGGCATATCAAGCGCCATGGCAGATACAAAAATCACGATCCTTCACACGGGTGATATTCATGGTCACTTTACAAACAAAGATTCTCCCATTCGTCTGGGTGGGATTTCAAAGTTAAAAACAAAAGTGGATTTCTTAAGAAAGCAAAACGCAAGCAACTTACTCTTGGATGCAGGGGATTGGACAGAAGGAACAATTTTCTATACATTGAATTCCGGCGAGGCAAATCACCGAATGATGGAAGCTTTTGGTTTTGACGCAATCGTCTTCGGAAATCATGAATGGCTCGTTGGTCCTAAAGAACTTTATGATGGTTTTGCTGCTGCAGAATTCAAGGTCCCCGTGCTGGCGGCAAACCTAAATTTAGATAAACTTCCTGAAAATATTCCTCTTGGAAAATACATGAAACCTTATGTAATTAAGGAAGTTGCGGGAAAAAAAATAGGTGTCCTTGGTATTTCTACTTTTGAAATGATTTTTGATCCATTCTTCGAGCCGGGTCGAATCACAGAGCCTGTTCAAGCTGCTTTAAAATATGTAAAAATACTCAGGGAAATTGAAAAAGTAGATATTGTTATCGTGCTCACTCACATCGGCGTAGATCAGGACAAAAAAATTGCTGAATCTGTATCTGGCATTGATTTGATCGTAGGTGGTCATACGCATATTCTCACAAAAAAACCTATTTACACAAACGGTGTTCCAATTGTTCATGCAGGATTCTGGGCGCAATATTTAGGTGAGTATGAGTTAACAGTTAGAGACAGTGGCAAAGTTGAACTCACAAACCACAAGATCCATCAGATCGATAATACGGTTCCAGAGAATGCGTACATCGAAGACATGGTGATTGGTTTTCAAAAAAGAATCGAAGCAATTCGCGGAAATGTATTCAACGATAAGATTTTTGAATCTAAGGTGAACCTTCCTCTCTGTTCTGACATCACGGAAGATGTTCTGGGAAACTGGGCCGTGGATTCCATAAGAAAAGCAGGAAAGACAGAAGCTGCATTTGATGTGGGTCAATATTTTAGAAGAGATCTTTTTACAGGAACTTCATCGACCGTGGATTTCTACAATATGTTTCCACATGTATGGAGTCAGGCAAAGGGAAAGAATTGGACAATTTTCAATATGGATGTACGCGGAGAAACTCTTCAGCAATTAATCAATTTAATTGTGAGAATGGGTAAAGGCGTAAAGGTCAGTAACGCGGACTACAGAATTGACGGTAAAGAAACTTACTTTGTTGTAAAGAATATGAAGATCAGCGGGGAAAGAGTAGAGAGTAATAAATTCTATAAAATTTCCGCGACAGAAGGTATTCTTCAAGCTTTTGATTTCTTAAAGAGAGGTGGCGCGGATGTAGGAATTAAAAATGTTAAGGATACTGGAGTTGAGGCCTGGACGGTGATCAAGGACCATGTGGTTTCAATGTCTCCGGTCACAACTCAAAAAGCGAAGTGGGAGGGGCGTGTGCGCACGATTCAACCAGATTTGTATGTTCCTTTGGAGCAAGTTGAAGTTATTAGAAAAGACGAACATACAGTAGAAATTCGCTATAAGGTCATCAACGCAGGTATGGAAAAAGTGCCGTATCCAACAACATCGGCTAAAATTGATCTAACACCTTTAAATACCTTGGATGAGAAGTGGCTTTCAGTTCAAGAAATTGCACCAAACGACGGTTCTCAATTGAAGCCGGGCCAAGTCATTGAAAAAACGGCTACATTTAAGCAAGACAAGTGGATCTCGGGATATTATCCGGTTGAAGTGGAATCCAATATTAGTAGCAAAGAATTCAACAAGCTAAATAACAAAACCCTGGGATACTTTATACTCGAGTAG
- a CDS encoding riboflavin synthase, whose protein sequence is MFTGIVESTTQINRLEKNGSVYQILVQKPESFDDLKIGDSIAVNGVCLTVEKFDNQTIEFAIGPETLSITKWENSLQKDMLMNLERSLRFGDRVHGHLVTGHVDGIGQIVDTLNNDGTLFFAVQIPDEFKKYVWKKGSLCVSGVSLTVNEVDGDVVSFYLIPETLKKTNLRDIKAGDLVNLEFDYMAKAAIHFQEMSRQEMSGEKMTGQEM, encoded by the coding sequence ATGTTCACAGGAATAGTAGAATCCACAACTCAAATTAATCGTCTTGAGAAAAATGGTTCCGTATACCAAATTCTCGTTCAAAAACCTGAGAGTTTTGATGATTTAAAAATCGGTGACAGTATCGCTGTGAATGGCGTTTGTCTGACGGTTGAAAAATTTGACAATCAAACAATTGAATTTGCAATCGGCCCAGAAACTCTCAGCATCACTAAATGGGAAAACTCACTTCAAAAAGATATGCTCATGAATCTTGAAAGATCTTTGAGATTTGGTGATAGAGTTCACGGTCACTTGGTAACAGGTCACGTGGATGGTATTGGTCAGATTGTTGATACTCTCAATAACGATGGGACCTTATTCTTTGCTGTGCAAATTCCAGATGAATTCAAAAAATACGTTTGGAAAAAAGGCTCTCTTTGTGTTTCAGGAGTAAGTCTCACGGTGAACGAAGTGGACGGTGACGTTGTGAGTTTTTATTTGATTCCAGAGACTCTTAAGAAAACAAATTTAAGAGATATCAAAGCCGGAGATCTCGTAAATCTAGAATTCGACTATATGGCAAAAGCTGCGATTCATTTTCAAGAAATGTCCAGACAGGAAATGTCAGGAGAGAAGATGACAGGACAGGAGATGTGA
- a CDS encoding alpha/beta hydrolase: MPAEFSLTALMTIAITLIAIGSLICILYLRGFLYNKSEGPGLSSGKHNYKSIFGHKVYFTQEGEGDHILLLHGIGASHFVWRFITPKLAETHAVTAVDLLGFGLSDKPNTFKYDLDSQCDMILELLKNLGIKKTTVIGSSMGGTIALRLAQINPELFNKVVVLSPAADPKITFFDLNRISFLSPVVRPLVTERFVKQIMKRVYTDKKNITDENIRIYSEPYLSSEGAVDSFVKSFSLLRDPRVFEQLDGIKNPVLIIWGQKDRIIPFKFAQKIQKKIPHSLLEIHQTAGHHVQEDDPDWVLSKIFPFLKA; encoded by the coding sequence ATGCCCGCAGAATTTTCTCTCACAGCGTTAATGACCATTGCAATCACCCTAATTGCAATAGGGTCTCTCATCTGCATCCTTTATCTCAGAGGTTTTCTATATAACAAAAGCGAAGGCCCAGGCCTATCTTCAGGAAAACATAACTATAAGAGTATCTTTGGACACAAGGTGTACTTTACACAGGAAGGCGAAGGGGATCACATCCTCCTTCTTCATGGTATTGGTGCCTCGCACTTCGTATGGAGATTTATCACTCCGAAACTAGCAGAAACTCACGCTGTCACGGCCGTTGACCTCTTAGGATTTGGTTTAAGTGATAAGCCAAATACTTTTAAATACGATCTAGATAGCCAGTGCGATATGATCTTGGAACTTCTTAAAAATTTAGGAATTAAAAAAACCACGGTAATAGGAAGTTCCATGGGCGGAACCATAGCCTTGAGGCTAGCTCAAATAAATCCCGAGCTATTTAATAAAGTTGTTGTTCTTTCTCCTGCTGCTGATCCAAAGATCACGTTCTTTGATCTCAATAGAATTTCTTTTCTTTCTCCCGTAGTAAGACCTCTTGTTACAGAAAGGTTTGTAAAGCAGATCATGAAGCGCGTTTATACAGATAAAAAGAATATCACCGATGAAAATATCAGAATTTATTCCGAACCTTATCTGAGCAGCGAAGGTGCTGTGGATTCTTTTGTAAAATCGTTTTCGCTTTTACGTGACCCACGAGTGTTCGAACAGCTGGATGGGATCAAAAATCCAGTCTTGATTATATGGGGACAAAAAGACCGCATCATTCCTTTTAAGTTTGCACAAAAAATTCAGAAAAAAATCCCACACTCACTTTTAGAAATTCACCAAACCGCCGGCCATCACGTTCAAGAAGACGATCCCGACTGGGTTTTATCTAAAATTTTTCCTTTTCTAAAAGCCTAA
- a CDS encoding sigma-54 dependent transcriptional regulator, translated as MSSDNIILPSNKNTNINPLDSGNNGSNTEQNTTIVYKADVMGQLLKMVDRVASSDATILVLGESGTGKELIAKTIHEKSRRLHKPFVAINCGALRESLLESELFGHEKGAFTGAYTKKTGLAEVANGGTLFLDEIGELSPGIQAKLLRFIQEGEIYRVGGKDPIKVDIRLISATNRDLETEVMKGNFREDLFYRINTITAHMPPLRRRKEDIPLLISYFLEKGSHKHLNRGRQMSEEAMKIMVKYDWPGNIRELQNVCERLQILSEGHMIMPNDVPENIRSPDQKIVFDDYDPSTTLYELEKRYIIKALSYFDGNKTRAANALGITIKTLYNKLHEYGEFDNFAVHSKE; from the coding sequence ATGTCGTCTGATAACATAATTTTGCCTTCTAATAAGAATACTAACATTAATCCGTTAGATTCTGGCAACAACGGATCTAATACAGAACAAAACACAACGATCGTCTATAAAGCCGATGTTATGGGTCAGCTATTAAAAATGGTTGATAGAGTAGCATCATCAGACGCAACTATTTTAGTCCTCGGTGAAAGCGGTACTGGAAAAGAACTGATCGCAAAAACAATTCACGAGAAGTCACGAAGACTTCATAAGCCCTTTGTAGCTATTAACTGCGGTGCTTTAAGAGAATCATTACTTGAGAGTGAATTGTTCGGTCACGAAAAAGGTGCCTTCACTGGTGCTTATACAAAGAAAACTGGTTTAGCAGAAGTTGCTAACGGTGGAACTCTTTTCCTTGATGAAATCGGAGAATTGTCTCCGGGTATCCAAGCTAAGCTTTTAAGATTCATCCAAGAAGGTGAGATCTATAGAGTTGGTGGTAAAGATCCAATCAAAGTTGATATTCGTTTAATCTCAGCAACAAACAGAGATCTTGAAACAGAAGTGATGAAAGGTAATTTTAGAGAAGACTTATTCTATAGAATCAACACGATCACTGCTCATATGCCTCCATTGAGAAGAAGAAAAGAAGATATTCCTTTGTTGATTTCTTACTTCCTAGAGAAAGGTTCACACAAACATTTAAACCGCGGTCGTCAAATGTCAGAAGAAGCTATGAAAATCATGGTGAAGTACGACTGGCCAGGTAACATTAGAGAATTACAAAACGTATGCGAAAGACTTCAGATCTTATCTGAAGGTCACATGATCATGCCAAATGATGTTCCTGAGAACATCAGAAGCCCTGATCAAAAAATCGTGTTTGATGATTACGATCCATCAACAACTCTTTATGAATTAGAGAAAAGATATATTATCAAAGCTCTTTCATACTTTGATGGTAATAAGACTAGAGCAGCAAATGCTTTAGGAATTACGATCAAGACGCTTTATAACAAGCTTCATGAGTACGGTGAGTTCGATAATTTCGCAGTTCACTCGAAAGAGTAG
- a CDS encoding flagellin has protein sequence MGLRISTNMPALNAQRNLKNSQDEISNSYAQLASGSRINKSADDAAGLAISENLKAQIRSSRQAYRNASDGISMVQVAEGGLNEIGNIIVRLRELGIQAASDTIGDRERGFINKEVDQLKTEMQRIADVTTWGSTKLLDGSSQQFDFQVGINNNEAEDRISFMAQENVATLDALGLTGVDYTSKEGAQTSLAQLDEAQYKVNGTRANLGALQNRLQSTLSNLSISDENLSAANSRIRDTDVAKASSELAKNNILLQASTSTLAQANQTSAVALKLLS, from the coding sequence ATGGGATTAAGAATTAGCACTAACATGCCAGCGTTAAACGCTCAAAGAAACCTGAAGAACAGTCAGGACGAAATTTCAAACAGCTACGCACAATTAGCTAGCGGTAGCAGAATCAACAAATCAGCAGACGATGCTGCAGGACTTGCGATCTCTGAGAACTTAAAGGCTCAAATCAGATCTTCAAGACAAGCCTATAGAAACGCTTCAGACGGTATCTCAATGGTACAAGTTGCTGAAGGTGGTTTGAACGAAATCGGTAACATCATCGTAAGATTGAGAGAATTGGGAATCCAAGCAGCTTCTGACACTATCGGTGACAGAGAGCGTGGGTTCATCAATAAGGAAGTTGATCAACTTAAGACGGAAATGCAACGTATCGCGGATGTAACTACTTGGGGTTCTACTAAACTTCTTGATGGTTCATCACAACAGTTCGATTTCCAAGTTGGTATCAATAACAATGAAGCAGAAGATAGAATCTCTTTCATGGCTCAAGAAAACGTTGCTACATTGGACGCTTTAGGATTAACAGGTGTAGATTACACTTCTAAAGAAGGCGCTCAAACATCATTAGCACAACTTGATGAAGCTCAATACAAAGTGAACGGCACAAGAGCAAACCTTGGAGCTCTACAAAATAGACTTCAATCAACTCTTAGTAACTTAAGCATTTCTGATGAAAACTTAAGTGCTGCGAACTCACGTATCAGAGATACAGATGTGGCGAAGGCTTCTTCTGAACTTGCAAAGAACAACATTCTTTTACAAGCTTCAACTTCCACACTTGCTCAAGCCAACCAAACTTCAGCAGTGGCATTGAAATTGTTATCGTAA